A portion of the Pseudoxanthomonas sp. JBR18 genome contains these proteins:
- a CDS encoding PAS domain-containing sensor histidine kinase → MPTGNRYRQIVDLSEDCILELDAAGLITSVNRHGLDMLEGFERGDVVGHPWTEFWPPALQPVVRESLRRGMAGQPTEYSGTLTTLRGVQRQWSVSIGPLQDVAGRVHALVAVGRDVTEARRVEQALRLLNQSLSSQLQGAESRALAASEHNEFLEATLTRAQAISEQRRHHELQALEQRDIAEAARALAEHAAMQAQKGEAVGQLVAGIAHDFNNMLQTAVAAISMVTDDPDSLTPMQRKLLGRGSDALGHASMVAKRLLGFARQHPVRAEPMDLQDVALDMADLIRQSLGPDLTLVTERQPRAFPVVADPHGVGQAVMNLCINARDACEGVGTITLVCGEDQVPEDFATHTRAAGDYVTLAVSDTGCGMDQAAMSRLFEPYFTTKPEGRGTGLGLAQVYALMRQAGGFIEVDSAVGAGTVMTLWFPRMRLARGTAEYAVDVQASGVAG, encoded by the coding sequence ATGCCCACCGGCAACCGCTATCGCCAGATCGTCGATCTCTCCGAGGACTGCATCCTGGAACTGGATGCCGCCGGGTTGATCACGTCGGTCAACCGGCATGGTCTGGACATGCTGGAGGGCTTCGAGCGCGGGGACGTGGTCGGCCACCCCTGGACCGAGTTCTGGCCGCCCGCCCTGCAGCCCGTCGTGCGTGAGAGCCTGCGTCGCGGCATGGCGGGGCAGCCGACCGAATATAGCGGCACGCTGACCACCTTGCGTGGCGTGCAACGGCAATGGTCGGTATCCATTGGTCCACTGCAGGATGTGGCCGGGCGCGTGCACGCTCTGGTGGCCGTCGGTCGCGACGTCACCGAGGCGCGGCGAGTCGAGCAGGCGCTGCGCCTGCTCAACCAGAGCCTGTCCTCGCAGTTGCAGGGCGCCGAAAGCCGGGCGCTGGCCGCCAGCGAGCACAACGAATTCCTGGAAGCGACCCTGACCCGCGCCCAGGCCATCAGCGAGCAACGTCGCCACCACGAACTCCAGGCACTGGAGCAGCGCGATATCGCCGAGGCGGCGCGTGCGCTGGCCGAGCACGCCGCGATGCAGGCGCAGAAGGGCGAGGCGGTGGGTCAGCTGGTGGCCGGCATCGCCCACGACTTCAACAACATGCTGCAGACCGCGGTGGCCGCCATCAGCATGGTCACCGATGATCCGGACTCACTCACGCCCATGCAGCGCAAGCTGCTCGGACGCGGCAGCGACGCCCTCGGCCATGCCTCGATGGTGGCCAAGCGGCTGCTGGGCTTCGCGCGTCAGCATCCGGTCCGGGCCGAACCGATGGACCTGCAGGACGTGGCGTTGGACATGGCCGACCTGATCCGGCAGAGCCTGGGTCCGGACCTGACCCTGGTGACCGAACGCCAGCCGCGCGCATTTCCCGTCGTGGCCGACCCGCACGGGGTCGGGCAAGCGGTCATGAACCTGTGCATCAACGCGCGCGATGCCTGCGAGGGTGTCGGCACGATCACCCTGGTGTGCGGGGAGGACCAGGTGCCGGAAGATTTCGCGACCCACACGCGTGCCGCCGGTGACTACGTGACCCTGGCGGTCTCCGATACCGGTTGCGGCATGGATCAGGCGGCCATGTCGCGCCTGTTCGAGCCGTATTTCACGACCAAGCCGGAAGGACGTGGGACCGGGCTGGGCCTGGCACAGGTCTATGCGCTGATGCGCCAGGCCGGCGGCTTCATCGAGGTGGATAGCGCGGTAGGCGCCGGAACGGTGATGACCCTGTGGTTTCCCCGCATGCGGCTGGCGCGCGGGACGGCCGAGTACGCCGTCGACGTCCAGGCCAGCGGCGTGGCCGGCTGA
- a CDS encoding sensor domain-containing diguanylate cyclase, giving the protein MMTPDPARRRLLPNLLRGFVLTVCLLFAGAEYRHGLETRQEARAQIELDAANLARSVSQHAEDSILLADSTLSGIVEDLQVHGTGRANLRALTRYLRNEAERSTRLHGLFVYDAQGNWLASSLEAMPEHFNNSDRAYFRHHQQVDDQRPWVGPPVRSRSDHSWIITVTRRYEDANGRFAGVVLASIGAQYFADFYKGFDVGHAGAIGLLNDAGLVCARTPDNASSVGRNLSNTALFREMAARRSGAITYDSPVDQVRRISGFHHADQFPLLAVAALSEREALTAWRRSVRSHALLTLVTIGLLAGLGEWLRGQLLARQAVQEQFEALARTDGLTGLANRRALDEYLAEAWPRAIRESAPLGLLLLDIDHFKDFNDTYGHQAGDACLKRVAEAVRTCARRHGDLVARYGGEELALVLPGCDAAALQAVGQAVCRSVQALGIPHAESYTAPVVTISVGAASTWPMRMAPENGPADLVNIADMALYDAKAGGRNRVVLRNQ; this is encoded by the coding sequence ATGATGACGCCGGACCCGGCGCGCAGGCGCCTGCTGCCCAACCTGCTGCGGGGCTTCGTCCTGACGGTGTGCCTGCTCTTTGCCGGTGCCGAATACCGGCATGGCTTGGAGACACGCCAGGAAGCCCGCGCCCAGATCGAGCTGGATGCCGCCAATCTGGCCCGCTCGGTCAGCCAGCACGCCGAAGACTCCATCCTGCTCGCCGACAGTACCCTGTCGGGCATCGTGGAAGATCTGCAGGTGCACGGGACAGGTCGAGCCAACCTGCGCGCCCTCACCCGCTACTTGCGAAACGAGGCCGAGCGCTCCACGCGCCTGCATGGCCTGTTCGTCTACGACGCCCAAGGGAATTGGCTCGCCTCGTCGCTGGAGGCGATGCCGGAGCATTTCAACAACAGCGATCGTGCCTACTTCCGCCATCACCAGCAGGTCGATGACCAGCGGCCCTGGGTCGGCCCTCCCGTGCGCAGCCGCTCGGACCACAGCTGGATCATCACGGTGACGCGTCGTTACGAGGACGCCAACGGACGCTTCGCCGGCGTGGTCCTGGCCAGCATCGGCGCGCAGTATTTCGCCGATTTCTACAAGGGCTTCGACGTGGGCCACGCGGGCGCTATCGGACTGCTGAACGACGCGGGCCTGGTCTGCGCGCGAACGCCGGACAACGCATCCAGCGTGGGCCGCAACCTCTCCAACACCGCCCTGTTCCGGGAGATGGCCGCACGCAGAAGCGGTGCGATCACCTATGACTCGCCGGTCGATCAGGTGCGCCGCATCAGCGGCTTCCATCATGCCGATCAGTTCCCGCTCCTGGCCGTTGCGGCCCTGTCCGAGCGCGAGGCACTGACGGCCTGGCGTCGATCGGTCCGCAGCCACGCTCTGCTGACCCTGGTCACCATCGGGCTGCTCGCCGGCCTGGGCGAGTGGCTACGGGGCCAGTTGCTGGCCCGCCAAGCGGTGCAGGAGCAGTTCGAAGCCCTGGCCCGGACCGACGGACTGACCGGGCTGGCCAACCGACGCGCGCTGGACGAATACCTGGCCGAAGCCTGGCCGCGCGCGATCCGGGAGAGCGCGCCGCTGGGCCTGCTCCTGCTGGACATCGATCACTTCAAGGATTTCAACGACACCTACGGGCACCAAGCCGGTGATGCCTGTCTCAAGCGCGTGGCCGAGGCGGTCCGGACGTGCGCACGGCGCCACGGCGATCTGGTCGCGCGCTATGGCGGCGAGGAACTGGCGCTGGTCCTGCCCGGCTGCGACGCCGCCGCGCTGCAGGCGGTTGGCCAAGCGGTGTGCCGCAGCGTGCAGGCCCTTGGGATTCCCCACGCCGAAAGCTATACCGCACCGGTGGTAACCATCAGCGTCGGCGCCGCCTCGACCTGGCCGATGCGCATGGCACCAGAGAACGGCCCGGCCGATCTGGTGAACATCGCCGACATGGCGCTGTACGACGCCAAGGCCGGGGGCCGCAACCGGGTGGTCCTGCGCAATCAGTAA
- a CDS encoding response regulator translates to MSTDRKPTILVVEDDQGAREIAAMILEAEGYQVVSANGGVQALDLLDGTQGIDLVFSDINMPGGMDGIQLALRVADLNESIPVILTSGHAQGSFRNFPHNAAFLPKPYNRQALLGAMRNHLAP, encoded by the coding sequence ATGTCCACTGACAGAAAGCCCACCATCCTCGTCGTCGAGGACGATCAGGGCGCCCGGGAGATCGCCGCCATGATCCTGGAAGCGGAGGGTTACCAAGTCGTGTCTGCCAATGGCGGTGTCCAGGCGCTGGACCTGCTGGATGGCACCCAAGGAATCGACTTGGTCTTCAGCGACATCAACATGCCCGGTGGCATGGATGGGATCCAGCTGGCACTGCGTGTGGCCGATCTCAACGAGTCCATCCCGGTCATCCTCACTTCCGGACACGCGCAAGGCAGTTTCCGCAACTTTCCCCACAACGCCGCGTTCCTGCCCAAGCCGTATAACCGGCAGGCGCTGCTGGGCGCGATGCGCAACCACTTGGCGCCCTGA
- a CDS encoding protein-L-isoaspartate O-methyltransferase: MTINYAQARENMVEQQIRPWDVLDARVLDTLATLPREAFVPPAHSALAYADLELPLGHGQKMMKPVIEGRTLQALDLQAGEDVLEIGTGSGFLTACLADLGREVVSLELHPELAALARGNLDAAGLGSNVRIETADAMSWTTDRQFDVVCVTAAVDVLPEAFLAWVRPGGRLFVIRGRSPAMEAILVHNEAGGARIESLFETDDATYLTGAAPVPQFVF; encoded by the coding sequence ATGACGATCAACTACGCCCAAGCCCGCGAGAACATGGTGGAACAGCAGATCCGTCCCTGGGACGTGCTGGACGCCCGCGTGCTCGACACCCTGGCCACCCTGCCGCGCGAAGCCTTCGTGCCACCGGCCCACAGCGCCCTGGCCTATGCCGACCTGGAGCTGCCACTGGGACACGGGCAGAAGATGATGAAGCCGGTCATCGAAGGCCGCACCCTGCAGGCACTGGATCTTCAGGCAGGCGAGGATGTCCTGGAGATCGGCACGGGAAGCGGCTTTCTGACCGCCTGCCTGGCCGACCTGGGACGCGAAGTGGTCAGCCTGGAGCTGCATCCGGAACTGGCCGCGCTGGCCCGTGGCAACCTGGACGCGGCCGGCCTGGGCAGCAACGTCCGCATTGAAACCGCCGATGCCATGTCCTGGACCACCGACCGCCAGTTCGACGTGGTCTGCGTCACCGCCGCGGTGGATGTGCTGCCCGAGGCGTTCCTGGCCTGGGTGCGTCCGGGCGGACGCCTGTTCGTGATCCGTGGGCGCTCGCCGGCCATGGAGGCGATTCTGGTCCACAACGAAGCCGGCGGCGCGCGCATCGAATCCCTGTTCGAAACCGACGACGCGACGTACCTGACCGGCGCCGCGCCGGTCCCCCAGTTCGTGTTCTGA
- a CDS encoding TolC family outer membrane protein has product MIRRPLVLALALALPSAASATDLMQTYEMARNGDPTLAQAEAARLSQKEGVVQARAALLPQVNGSASISKSNSKTVDNGDWSDTATSRNYSGTVSQRLVDFSAFSTVKAQKALSQSADFDLDSANDSLITRTSAAYFNVLIAIETLASAEAAEAAYQKQFDYAQKRLDVGLAPITDVHEARASYDSARATVISQRNTLKDAYEALSEITGQPITNLRGLPDDFKPQLPSEYSAQGWVDTALAQNPALKSLQLQVQSAQAGVSGARAGHLPTLSLSGSYGRSTAWGGDSAAVDTDGDGVPDTIVGNNSDRDSRSIGLTLNVPIFSGGATQSAVRQAIAQRDSAQDAYEQQRRAVVRNTRNAYQVLEAGISEIEARRSAVVSARSAFDASQVGLEVGTRTVLDVLTNQNNLVAAEENYSLAKYNFLQNRLLLEAAAGTLDAADLQDINALLSADANARLNSEDAQLMGTPQPQ; this is encoded by the coding sequence ATGATCCGTCGCCCCCTCGTTCTCGCCCTGGCGTTGGCGCTGCCTTCCGCCGCCTCGGCCACCGACCTGATGCAGACCTATGAAATGGCCCGCAACGGCGACCCGACACTGGCTCAGGCCGAAGCCGCGCGCCTGTCGCAGAAGGAAGGCGTGGTTCAGGCCCGCGCCGCCCTGCTGCCGCAGGTCAACGGCAGCGCGAGCATCTCCAAAAGCAACTCCAAGACGGTCGATAACGGGGACTGGAGCGACACCGCCACCAGCCGCAACTATTCCGGCACGGTCAGTCAGCGGCTGGTGGACTTCAGCGCGTTTTCGACGGTGAAGGCGCAAAAGGCGCTCAGTCAGTCCGCGGACTTCGACCTGGATTCGGCCAACGACTCGCTGATCACCCGCACTTCGGCCGCCTACTTCAATGTGCTGATCGCGATCGAGACGCTGGCCTCGGCCGAGGCCGCCGAAGCGGCCTACCAGAAGCAGTTCGACTATGCGCAGAAGCGCCTCGATGTCGGCCTGGCCCCGATCACCGACGTGCACGAAGCGCGCGCCTCCTATGACAGCGCCCGGGCCACGGTGATCAGCCAGCGCAACACCCTCAAGGACGCCTACGAGGCCCTGAGCGAGATCACCGGTCAACCGATCACCAATCTGCGTGGCCTGCCGGACGACTTCAAGCCGCAGCTGCCCTCCGAGTACAGCGCGCAGGGCTGGGTGGACACCGCGCTTGCGCAGAACCCGGCCCTGAAGTCGCTGCAGCTGCAGGTACAGTCCGCGCAGGCCGGTGTGAGCGGCGCCCGCGCCGGGCATCTGCCGACGCTGAGCCTGAGTGGCAGCTACGGGCGCAGCACGGCGTGGGGCGGAGACTCCGCTGCCGTCGATACTGATGGTGACGGCGTCCCAGACACGATCGTGGGCAACAATAGCGATCGCGATTCGAGGTCCATTGGCCTGACCCTGAACGTGCCGATCTTCTCTGGCGGTGCGACCCAGTCCGCCGTGCGCCAGGCCATCGCCCAGCGCGATTCGGCCCAGGATGCCTATGAGCAGCAGCGTCGCGCCGTGGTACGTAATACGCGCAATGCCTATCAGGTGCTGGAAGCCGGCATCAGTGAGATCGAGGCCCGCCGCTCGGCGGTGGTGTCGGCCCGCAGCGCGTTCGACGCCTCCCAGGTCGGCCTGGAAGTCGGCACCCGGACCGTGCTGGACGTGCTGACCAACCAGAACAACCTGGTCGCCGCCGAAGAGAACTACTCGCTGGCCAAGTACAACTTCCTGCAGAACCGCCTGCTCCTGGAAGCCGCGGCCGGCACCCTGGACGCCGCCGACCTGCAGGACATCAACGCCCTGCTCAGCGCCGATGCCAATGCGCGTCTGAACAGCGAAGATGCCCAGCTGATGGGAACCCCGCAGCCGCAGTAA